Proteins co-encoded in one Capsicum annuum cultivar UCD-10X-F1 chromosome 9, UCD10Xv1.1, whole genome shotgun sequence genomic window:
- the LOC124887099 gene encoding uncharacterized protein LOC124887099 produces the protein MVINVLINSPMGSVFLESHDASDSSIDATKLFKFFENTILKIGKENVVQVVTDNARGNKKAGELLKGVYPHIFWTPCAVHFFVKTVKIHSYISQRALLLNMMRRFTNQRNLVKLAKTSYCTSFGGWRETPPMGYIYEAMDRAKESIESTFDHDKRKYEKVFEIIDARWTDQLHQPLHATTHILTSGLYGKNSEMKTLDEEVWLGYHASLIDKIWEELGRYMKAGGLLGLESTIRAGTLRSPVDDANEWLTRALSNHEDEEVYEGEDLTYGHVASASGVEESVFGFRGSTLNDKERAGSSRTFVDEASDDEEDNVQDNSMMTLQEFGDIVEE, from the exons atggtaATCAATGTTTTGATTAATTCTCCGATGGGGAGTGTATTCCTTGAATCTCATGATGCTAGTGACTCCTCTATTGATGCTACAAAATTGTTCAAATTTTTTGAGAATACAATCTTGAAAATTGGGAAGGAAAATGTGGTGCAAGTTGTGACTGATAATGCAAGGGGGAATAAGAAAGCGGGTGAATTGTTGAAGGGAGTGTACCCACATATTTTCTGGACTCCTTGTGCTGTTCACT TTTTTGTCAAGACTGTTAAGATACATTCTTATATCAGCCAAAGGGCATTATTGTTGAACATGATGAGGAGATTCACAAACCAAAGAAATCTGGTAAAACTTGCGAAGACAAG TTACTGTACTTCGTTTGGTGGATGGAGAGAAACACCACCAATGGGCTACATTTATGAAGCCATGGATAGGGCAAAAGAAAGTATTGAAAGTACATTTGATCATGATAAAAGGAAATATGAGAAGgtttttgaaattattgatgcAAGGTGGACGGATCAACTTCATCAACCTTTGCATGCAACGACACATATTTTGACCTCTGGGCTCTATGGTAAAAATAGTGAGATGAAGACTTTGGATGAAGAAGTGTGGCTGGGATATCATGCATCTTTGATAGACAAAATATGGGAGGAGCTTGGTAGGTATATGAAAGCTGGTGGTCTACTAGGATTGGAATCAACCATTAGAGCTGGAACCTTAAGGTCACCAG TTGATGATGCAAATGAATGGTTGACGAGAGCCCTTTCAAATCATGAAGATGAAGAAGTTTATGAAGGAGAAGATCTCACTTATGGTCATGTTGCTTCAGCAAGTGGTGTTGAGGAAAGTGTGTTTGGTTTTAGGGGGAGTACCTTAAATGACAAGGAAAGAGCAGGTTCAAGTAGAACCTTTGTTGATGAGGcttctgatgatgaagaagataatgTTCAAGATAATAGTATGATGACACTTCAAGAGTTTGGAGATATTGTTGAGGAATAG